Proteins encoded together in one Impatiens glandulifera chromosome 1, dImpGla2.1, whole genome shotgun sequence window:
- the LOC124925225 gene encoding probable E3 ubiquitin-protein ligase plr-1: MELFEYSFQYVHATIKFDDTFKINELPTYSISLHMVTVKEEWSRSTGGESMIIDAKDIGPEVWTYLENIQRHEIATYVQEWLRESDVQLNERKKVGEKINNILQECSIMCYFSFYIRLEYDIDKIMDENKSIASDREEKYMCAICLENYNAGDEINLMLHCSHQFHCVCIKNWIKISNSCPVCREPILSYMY; this comes from the coding sequence GAGCTATTTGAGTATTCTTTTCAATATGTTCATGCCACCATCAAGTTTGACGACACCTTCAAAATTAACGAACTACCCACATATAGCATCTCTCTTCATATGGTAACTGTTAAGGAAGAATGGAGTCGTTCAACAGGAGGCGAATCGATGATCATCGATGCCAAAGATATTGGCCCAGAAGTTTGGACATATTTGGAGAACATTCAAAGACATGAGATTGCGACGTATGTTCAAGAATGGCTTCGAGAGTCAGATGTGCAGTTAAATGAAAGGAAAAAAGTAGGTGAAAAGATTAACAATATTTTACAGGAGTGTTCGATCATGTGTTACTTCTCATTCTACATCCGTCTAGAATACGATATTGATAAGATCATGGATGAGAATAAATCAATTGCATCAGATAGGGAGGAGAAATATATGTGCGCGATTTGTTTGGAGAATTATAATGCTGGAGATGAGATTAATTTAATGCTGCATTGTTCACATCAATTTCATTGTGTTTGTATTAAGAATTGGATAAAGATCAGCAATTCTTGTCCTGTGTGTCGTGAACCTATATTGTCTTATATGTATTAG